From a single Botrytis cinerea B05.10 chromosome 16, complete sequence genomic region:
- the Bcpks16 gene encoding Bcpks16: MLSTIDEMPSVAIFCPQSKAPQKTYLDRLHSFLCRNPFLKPFVRDIQDLPQTWETFANYREDIAALNQGPRYMKNLSEWITTGESEPIANAMSGILSLPLLVIIQIGQYFQFLELKGMKHFEFLNQLRNGGGVQGYCGGLLPAMVIACSKDETELARYASVAMRIALGIGAYGELGDDESIPGPTTIVVRLKNVGQGEEIVSKFPGVHISAVTDPKTISMVGSVPVLAKVQAYAREQGLLVQEMHLRGKVHNPENEDLSIELCGLCDKIDFLQLPPVSALQAPMRSNRTGHLFENESLSHEAVQTILASRCEWYTLLTELADDLEKSGRKSHVFATFGIGDCVPLAPFHKKQLRITKLDVLSAINKAVPSALKLQKDSHYAFPSDAVAVIGASCRLPGANNLEELWDLISKGTSVAKEVPNDRFDIHHSFRASQDWKFAGKRKFFGNFLENVEDFDHAFFRTNPREAVNMDPQQRILLELAYEAMESSGYLRSHKRENNDPIGCFIGASFVEYLDNTNSNAPTAYTSTGTIRAFLCGKISYYFGWSGPSEVIDTACSSSLVAIHRAVRAIQSGECPMALTGGINIMTGINNYLDLAKAGFLSPTGQCKPFCESADGYCRAEGGGLIVLKLLKQAVADGDQILSVIPGAATNQGGLSSSLTIPSSPAQVQLYQNILNKAKMKADQVSYVEAHGTGTQAGDPLEVASIREVFGGSERTNSLYLGSIKGNIGHCETGAGVAGLVKLIAMINKGVIPPLASHNNLNPKIPALEPDRMAITTKAIPWIAKFRAACVNSYGAAGSNAAMLLCEGPRQYIEAPKTPLQFGAKYPVILSASTKDSLLKYARILGEYLAVASPKPSLDDLAFTLSERREHHKFRCITTASDIDQLIQILRADSQSCFEIPQAPKHTVLVFGGQSKQIVGLDKNLYQSHPQLRGYIDNCNNLVTNLGFSAILPAVFQSEPITDIVALQCGTFAMQYACAKCWIDAGLRIDAVVGHSFGELTAMTVAGVLSLQDGLKLIATRASLMQMKWGPERGTMLAIHANKELVQEIIACIDLGARELEIACLNAPTSHIVVGNLSSITKAEELLKIDSRFNCIKSQRLDVSHGFHSKFTESLLSDIDEFSKTLTFNQAKIPLESCTLEPLDEILPGRLSKHTRDPVYFLHAIRRIEQRLGPCVFLEAGMDSPGIAMTKRAVQEPDNHCFQEMKLTNSQNPTAVLSTITTNLWREGIPVSFWTFLLPPQESEYKQIWLPPYQFQRTPHWLENIDRVVEAQDKISSIIPKNTEKLEIQALKQLVMKKDGSRNEYKIHIDTERFIRIVSGHAVRKQPLCPASMYMECAAMALQIAGADVETKSMFFDGLTFQAPLGVDMKREVSLVLEDSSTPQTWSFIVKSSLKTDSKSRPIVHAKGMIGLTAQPQLSTYERLISDRVHALVKKPNTEKLMSKRAYGLFSTVVHYSSFLHGISNITMDGNQAIAEIELPPFPVEVQESTINHICDTIALDTFIQVVGLLINSSSHCSSDEVYVATGVESTIMSASSCDFKNCKYWTVYAMFTPTSNTQATGDIYVFTRDGKLVMTSTGVGFTKLLITKLEKMLAAANPKSSNNIPLEEKLMRTLTPITTPGSPIENDSRSSIDDSDDEGPPTPTDLVSGADNLKNLIASYTGLSDTEIIDDANIGDLGVDSLAAVELAEELQAKFGKEIASEDLMMSSYANLLRIFVSASQPRKSKPIRTKIVPAEISQQTPDASDMHDRNSLQREKVLQMISEICGAPIDEIRDSAALQDLGVDSLSAVELKSELEDAFSIEIDDDDLSLESTVKEVLKYLGIEAIQKQQKPIAGVPSYDASSSSSSERAMESSPIVLANPMDVMEKCQAAFEPAAMKLGYINYWSEVGPKQDELLIAYIAEAFKTLDVNLWKLVNGQELPKITYLPKHLKVMTRYMEILQSGGIIEKKGSKYLRTSRTLRNTSSNDLLQDLLRKYPAYAAETRLMELTGPKLASCLIGKADPVALMFGSATAQRIMGDYYTTSPMLGTLTEQLVDFMRQIVIDTTGNAPIKILEVGAGFGGTTTRLAEVLQEIGRSVEYTFTDISPSLVKNAKAKFAKYDWMKFQTFNLEKDIPANMRGQYDIAIGTNCVHATTNKTSSTTHLRETLRDGGFVVLSEVTKLIDLYDVVYGLLDGWWLGNDADYPLQPPEFWMECFKKAGYASASYTEGPTPDSNTQRLLIASTKLLKTPNREIATKQKSKLCHKIDTVTYKIVDGVEVLADVFLPEVAPINPMPIALMIHGGGHMTLSRKAIRPAQTSLLLANNVIPVSLDYTLCPEVDLINGPIADIRDAYIWAQTKLPGLVSDERIKIDPTKIVMIGWSTGGHLAMTTAWTTKDIGLEPPCAILAFYSPTDFESGDLDISRANQYPGRKLSLNAIRKSLSKRPITNYDADSSDSTGLGWVRPGDPRSELVLSLFKEGNGLSIMLNGISDDDWRRNPDPERVAFISPMAQLRSGRYTTPTFLIHGEDDEIVPFHTAKKFVTALKEHGVRSGILGVSGAKHIHDLNLRPGVEQWRLGVQPGYEFLFEILSKL; encoded by the exons ATGCTTTCTACAATTGACGAGATGCCATCTGTGGCTATATTCTGCCCTCAAAGCAAAGCTCCACAGAAAACTTACCTTGATCGACTACACTCTTTCCTTTGCCGGAACCCATTCTTGAAACCTTTTGTTCGAGATATTCAAGATCTTCCACAAACTTGGGAAACTTTCGCAAATTACAGGGAAGATATTGCGGCTCTCAACCAAGGGCCAAGATATATGAAGAATTTGTCTGAATGGATTACAACTGGCGAATCTGAACCCATTGCAAACGCAATGTCCGGCATACTATCTTTACCTCTTTTAGTCATAATTCAAATTGGACAGtactttcaatttcttgaattgaaAGGTATGAAGCATTTTGAGTTTCTCAATCAACTTCGAAACGGGGGAGGAGTTCAAGGATATTGTGGTGGTTTGTTACCAGCTATGGTAATCGCGTGCTCGAAGGATGAAACAGAATTGGCGAGATATGCATCTGTAGCCATGCGTATTGCCCTTGGAATAGGGGCATATGGAGAGTTGGGCGATGACGAAAGTATTCCAGGACCAACAACAATTGTCGTTCGCTTGAAAAATGTAGGACAAGGGGAAGAGATCGTGTCAAAATTTCCAGGT GTACACATTTCCGCTGTCACTGACCCAAAGACTATCAGTATGGTAGGTTCAGTGCCAGTACTTGCTAAAGTACAAGCATATGCTCGCGAGCAAGGTCTACTTGTACAAGAAATGCACCTTCGAGGAAAAGTACACAATCCTGAGAATGAGGATCTTTCAATAGAATTGTGCGGTCTATGtgataaaatagatttcttGCAACTTCCACCGGTATCCGCTCTGCAGGCACCAATGAGATCGAATAGAACGGGACACCTATTCGAAAATGAATCTCTCAGCCATGAGGCCGTACAGACGATCTTGGCATCTAGGTGTGAGTGGTATACTCTTCTTACAGAACTAGCAGATGATCTTGAGAAGAGTGGAAGGAAATCACATGTTTTCGCAACGTTTGGAATTGGCGATTGTGTCCCGTTGGCGCCATTCCATAAGAAACAATTGCGGATCACCAAACTCGATGTCCTTAGCGCAATCAACAAAGCTGTTCCATCGGCACTTAAATTACAGAAAGACTCGCATTATGCATTCCCTAGTGATGCCGTAGCCGTGATTGGGGCTTCATGTCGTCTACCCGGTGCAAACAATCTGGAAGAACTTTGGGATCTCATATCAAAAGGAACCTCAGTTGCGAAAGAAGTTCCTAATGATCGTTTTGATATACATCATAGTTTTAGAGCTTCACAAGACTGGAAATTCGCCGGCAAAAGAAAGTTCTTTGGTAACTTTTTGGAGAACGTGGAAGATTTTGATCATGCTTTTTTTCGCACAAATCCAAGAGAAGCGGTAAACATGGATCCTCAGCAAAGAATTCTGCTCGAGCTTGCGTATGAAGCAATGGAGTCCAGCGGGTACCTACGTTCCCATAAACGCGAGAACAATGATCCGATAGGATGCTTCATAGGCGCTAGCTTTGTGGAATACCTCGATAACACAAACTCGAACGCACCAACTGCTTATACATCGACTGGGACTATCAGGGCGTTTCTATGCGGTAAAATAAGTTACTACTTTGGATGGAGTGGTCCGTCAGAAGTTATCGATACTGCATGCTCTTCTTCACTAGTGGCAATTCATCGAGCAGTTCGGGCCATACAAAGCGGAGAATGCCCAATGGCTTTGACTGGTGGGATCAACATAATGACTGGCATCAACAATTATTTAGATCTGGCAAAAGCTGGATTTCTGAGTCCTACAGGGCAATGCAAACCATTCTGTGAGTCGGCTGATGGATATTGCAGAGCCGAGGGAGGTGGTTTGATTGtcttgaaattattgaaacaGGCGGTTGCAGATGGGGATCAAATTCTCAGTGTCATTCCTGGAGCGGCAACCAATCAAGGAGGTTTATCATCTTCACTTACCATTCCTTCGTCCCCGGCGCAAGTCCAGTTATATCAAAACATATTAAATAAAGCCAAAATGAAAGCGGACCAGGTCTCCTATGTCGAGGCTCATGGTACTGGGACCCAAGCTGGTGACCCACTTGAAGTAGCAAGCATTCGAGAAGTGTTTGGAGGATCCGAAAGAACCAATTCTCTATACTTGGGATCTATCAAGGGAAACATTGGACATTGCGAGACAGGAGCGGGAGTTGCTGGCTTAGTGAAACTAATTGCAATGATTAACAAAGGAGTCATCCCACCTCTCGCGAGTCACAATAACCTGAATCCAAAAATCCCAGCTCTGGAGCCAGATCGAATGGCAATTACAACAAAAGCTATACCGTGGATTGCTAAATTTCGGGCGGCTTGTGTGAATAGTTATGGAGCTGCTGGAAGTAATGCTGCCATGCTGTTATGTGAAGGTCCACGGCAATACATAGAAGCACCGAAGACTCCACTTCAGTTCGGCGCAAAATATCCAGTTATTCTAAGTGCGTCGACAAAAGATAGCTTATTGAAATATGCGAGAATTCTCGGAGAGTATCTTGCAGTTGCATCGCCGAAACCGAGTCTAGATGATTTGGCGTTTACATTGAGTGAACGTAGGGAACATCATAAATTTCGCTGCATTACAACAGCGTCAGACATCGATCAGctcattcaaatattgagAGCGGATTCTCAATCGTGTTTTGAGATCCCACAAGCGCCAAAGCATACTGTCCTAGTTTTTGGAGGTCAAAGTAAACAAATAGTTGGACTTGACAAAAACTTGTATCAATCTCACCCCCAACTTCGAGGGTACATTGATAATTGCAACAATCTTGTTACAAATCTTGGCTTTTCAGCTATCTTGCCAGCGGTATTTCAATCTGAGCCAATCACAGATATTGTTGCACTTCAATGTGGTACTTTTGCGATGCAATATGCATGCGCGAAATGTTGGATTGACGCAGGACTGAGAATAGATGCAGTAGTGGGTCATAGTTTCGGCGAATTGACTGCTATGACTGTAGCTGGAGTACTATCACTACAAGACGGATTGAAATTGATCGCTACTCGAGCTTCATTGATGCAAATGAAGTGGGGTCCGGAAAGGGGAACAATGCTCGCAATTCATGCGAACAAAGAGCTTGTACAAGAGATCATAGCATGTATTGACTTAGGAGCTAGAGAACTGGAAATAGCCTGTCTCAATGCTCCAACAAGTCATATTGTTGTTGGTAATTTATCGTCGATAACCAAAGCCGAGGAGTTGCTAAAAATCGATTCTCGATTTAACTGTATTAAATCTCAACGACTTGACGTAAGTCACGGCTTTCATTCCAAGTTCACAGAATCACTTTTAAGCGATATTGATGAGTTTTCAAAGACCTTGACATTCAATCAAGCAAAAATTCCACTAGAGAGCTGTACTTTAGAACCCCTGGATGAGATATTGCCAGGTCGCCTTTCAAAGCACACCAGAGATCCTGTCTACTTCCTCCATGCCATTCGAAGAATCGAGCAACGTTTAGGACCGTGTGTATTTCTAGAAGCTGGAATGGATTCCCCGGGGATAGCAATGACTAAAAGAGCTGTTCAAGAACCAGATAATCATTGTTTCCAAGAGATGAAGCTCACAAACTCTCAAAATCCAACGGCCGTACTCTCGACTATCACAACAAACCTTTGGCGTGAAGGTATCCCAGTCTCTTTCTGGACCTTTCTCTTGCCGCCACAAGAGTCAGAATATAAGCAAATTTGGCTTCCACCATATCAATTCCAACGTACCCCACACTGGTTGGAAAACATAGATAGAGTGGTCGAAGCCCAAGAcaaaatctcttcaatcATTCCTAAGAATACAGAAAAACTCGAAATTCAAGCTCTCAAACAGCTTGTGATGAAGAAAGACGGATCACGAAATGAATACAAAATCCATATTGATACCGAGCGATTCATTAGAATTGTATCAGGTCATGCAGTGAGAAAACAGCCATTATGCCCAGCATCAATGTATATGGAGTGTGCAGCGATGGCATTGCAGATTGCAGGTGCTGATGTTGAAACAAAGTCAATGTTTTTTGATGGCTTGACTTTCCAAGCTCCTCTTGGTGTTGACATGAAACGAGAAGTCTCTTTGGTATTGGAAGACTCTTCAACACCACAAACCTGGAGCTTTATAGTCAAGAGTTCGTTGAAGACCGACTCAAAATCCAGGCCCATAGTACACGCAAAAGGAATGATTGGTTTGACTGCCCAACCACAACTTTCAACTTATGAGAGACTTATATCAGATCGTGTGCATGCGTTGGTCAAGAAACCGAATACTGAAAAATTGATGTCCAAACGAGCATATGGTCTTTTCTCGACAGTTGTACACTATTCGAGTTTCTTACATGGGATTTCAAATATCACGATGGATGGAAATCAGGCAATTGCTGAAATTGAGTTGCCTCCTTTTCCTGTTGAGGTGCAGGAGAGcacaatcaatcacattTGCGACACCATCGCTTTAGATACTTTTATCCAAGTTGTTGGTTTACTTATCAATAGCAGCTCTCACTGCTCCTCTGATGAAGTTTATGTTGCCACTGGTGTTGAGAGTACAATCATGTCAGCTTCATCATGCGATTTCAAGAACTGCAAGTATTGGACAGTGTATGCCATGTTCACGCCAACCAGCAACACCCAAGCCACTGGTGATATCTATGTTTTCACTCGAGATGGCAAATTGGTGATGACAAGCACTGGAGTCGGCTTCACAAAGTTACTGATAACAAAGCTCGAGAAGATGCTTGCTGCAGCAAATCCTAAGTCGTCGAACAACATACCGCTGGAAGAAAAGCTCATGAGAACGTTAACGCCGATTACAACCCCAGGGTCACCAATCGAGAATGATTCGAGAAGTAGCATTGatgattctgatgatgaagggCCACCTACACCTACGGACTTGGTGTCGGGGGCAGACAATCTGAAAAATTTGATTGCATCATATACGGGTCTTTCTGACACGGAAATCATTGATGATGCGAATATTGGTGATCTTGGAGTGGATTCCTTGGCAGCCGTTGAACTTGCCGAGGAACTGCAAGCGAAATTTGGGAAAGAGATTGCATCCGAGGATCTTATGATGAGCAGCTATGCAAATTTGCTCCGAATTTTTGTTTCCGCATCACAAccaaggaaatcaaagcCAATAAGAACCAAAATAGTGCCAGCTGAGATCAGTCAGCAAACACCCGATGCCTCTGATATGCATGACAGAAATTCACTACAAAGAGAAAAGGTCTTACAAATGATATCTGAAATATGTGGAGCTCCAATTGATGAAATTCGAGATTCAGCAGCTCTACAAGACCTCGGTGTTGATTCTCTTTCGGCCGTCGAACTGAAAAGTGAGCTTGAAGATGCtttttcaatcgaaattgatgatgatgatctcaGTCTAGAGTCAACAGTCAAAGAAGTATTAAAGTATCTTGGCATTGAGGCAATCCAAAAACAGCAAAAGCCTATCGCTGGAGTTCCAAGCTACGACGCGAGCTCATCAAGTAGTTCTGAAAGAGCCATGGAAAGTTCACCGATTGTCCTAGCAAACCCTATGGACGTAATGGAGAAATGTCAAGCAGCCTTTGAGCCTGCTGCAATGAAGCTCggatatatcaattattgGTCTGAAGTTGGTCCAAAGCAAGATGAATTATTGATAGCATACATTGCAGAGGCGTTTAAAACACTTGATGTTAACTTATGGAAACTCGTCAATGGGCAAGAGTTGCCGAAAATTACTTATCTTCCGAAACATTTGAAGGTCATGACTCGATACATGGAAATACTGCAGTCAGGAGGGATcattgaaaagaaaggcAGCAAATATCTCCGAACCTCAAGAACACTCAGAAATACGAGTTCAAATGACTTGCTTCAAGATCTGTTGCGAAAATATCCTGCATACGCAGCGGAAACGAGACTAATGGAGTTAACTGGTCCAAAACTCGCGAGCTGTTTGATAGGAAAAGCTGACCCTGTTGCGCTAATGTTTGGTAGCGCGACAGCACAGAGGATAATGGGAGATTATTATACTACTTCGCCTATGCTTGGTACTCTTACTGAGCAGCTAGTTGATTTTATGAGGCAAATCGTGATCGATACTACCGGTAATGCACCAATCAAAATTCTAGAGGTTGGAGCTGGATTTGGCGGAACGACCACACGGCTTGCAGAAGTTCTCCAAGAAATTGGCCGGTCAGTTGAATATACTTTCACAGATATTTCTCCTTCACTTGTGAAAAATGCCAAGGCAAAATTTGCGAAGTATGATTGGATGAAGTTCCAAACTTTCAACCTCGAAAAGGACATCCCAGCAAATATGAGAGGACAATATGACATCGCCATAGGGACAAATTGTGTCCATGCAACCACTAACAAAACTTCTTCGACTACTCACTTGAGGGAAACTTTGAGAGATGGCGGCTTTGTGGTTCTCTCTGAAGTTACGAAGCttattgatttgtatgaTGTCGTATATGGACTACTCGATGGTTGGTGGTTAGGAAATGATGCCGATTATCCACTTCAACCACCTGAATTTTGGATGGAGTGCTTTAAAAAAGCGGGATACGCTTCAGCTTCGTACACGGAAGGACCGACACCAGACTCCAATACACAGCGTCTACTCATTGCTTCCACCAAGCTCTTAAAGACTCCCAATCGTGAAATCGCTACGAAGCAGAAATCGAAATTGTGTCACAAAATCGATACAGTGACTTACAAAATTGTTGACGGTGTTGAAGTACTGGCGGATGTCTTCCTACCGGAAGTGGCGCCAATCAATCCAATGCCTATAG CCTTGATGATCCATGGCGGCGGACATATGACCTTATCGAGAAAAGCCATTCGTCCAGCTCAAACATCACTTCTCCTTGCGAATAACGTAATTCCGGTCAGTTTAGATTACACATTATGCCCAGAGGTAGATCTTATCAATGGTCCGATAGCAGATATTCGTGATGCATACATTTGGGCTCAAACTAAACTGCCAGGGCTTGTGAGCGatgaaagaatcaaaatagATCCTACCAAGATTGTCATGATTGGTTGGTCAACGGGAGGCCATCTGGCAATGACAACCGCATGGACAACAAAGGATATTGGCTTGGAACCTCCTTGTGCAATATTAGCATTCTATAGTCCAACGGATTTCGAATCGGGAG ATTTAGATATTAGTCGTGCGAATCAATACCCAGGAAGGAAACTATCCTTAAACGCGATTAGAAAATCGCTCTCCAAGCGTCCG ATCACAAATTATGATGCCGACAGTAGTGATTCAACAGGCCTAGGCTGGGTTCGTCCAGGAGATCCGAGATCCGAGCTTGTTTTGTCTCTTTTTAAAGAAGGGAATGGCCTTAGTATTATGCTGAATGGTATCTCTGATGATGACTGGCGTAGAAACCCGGATCCAGAACGCGTCGCGTTCATCAGTCCTATGGCTCAACTTCGATCTGGTAGATACACCACACCAACGTTTTTAATCCATGgcgaggatgatgagattgttcCATTCCATACGGCAAAGAAATTCGTGACCGCTTTGAAGGAACATGGGGTACGATCTGGGATCTTGGGAGTGTCTGGTGCGAAACATATTCATGACTTGAATTTGAGGCCGGGTGTGGAACAATGGAGGCTGGGTGTTCAACCAGGATACGAATTCTTATTCGAGATACTATCAAAATTGTGA